In Pyrus communis chromosome 1, drPyrComm1.1, whole genome shotgun sequence, the following are encoded in one genomic region:
- the LOC137729833 gene encoding histidine-containing phosphotransfer protein 4-like, translated as MDRNQLQRQVALKRSFLFEQCYLDPQQFVQLEELQDDANPNFVEEIVTLFYKDSARLFQKIEQALYSRPIDFAKLDDYMHQFKGSTSSIGAIKVKNECSQFKEFCLAANADGCVRALERVKQEHQTLRIHLENYFQLRRQAGLVQRV; from the exons ATGGACAGAAACCAACTGCAGCGCCAGGTTGCCCTCAAGAGAAGCTTCCTCTTTGAGCAG TGTTACCTCGATCCTCAGCAATTCGTTCAGCTGGAGGAATTGCAAGACGATGCAAATCCAAATTTTGTGGAGGAAATTGTGACTTTGTTCTACAAAGATTCAGCTAGACTGTTTCAAAAGATTGAGCAAGCACT GTACAGTAGGCCTATAGATTTTGCCAAGCTGGATGATTACATGCACCAGTTCAAGGGTAGTACTTCAAG CATTGGAGCTATAAAAGTGAAGAATGAATGCTCCCAGTTCAAAGAATTTTGTTTGGCTGCTAATGCTGATGG ATGCGTCAGGGCTTTGGAGAGAGTGAAACAAGAACACCAGACCTTGAGGATTCACCTTGAAAATTATTTTCAG TTGAGAAGGCAAGCAGGACTAGTACAGCGTGTCTAG
- the LOC137748232 gene encoding tryptophan--tRNA ligase, chloroplastic/mitochondrial isoform X2, translated as MGRLVLSHFLTVSTASSPRLASSLCAGGFRIRQWKAPTSIPQIRLQSARNAGGFRCCCSVSLSQPAAPETSPSSVKRRIVSGVQPTGSIHLGNYLGAIRNWILLQNTYDTLFFIVDLHAITLPYDAQQLSKATRDTAALYLACGVDTSKASVFVQSHVRAHAEMMWLLSSVTPVGWLNRMIQFKEKSRKAGDENVGVGLLTYPVLMASDILLYQSDFVPVGEDQKQHLELTRELAERVNHLFGGRKWKKLGGRGGSIFKVPEALIPPVGARVMSLTDGLSKMSKSAPSDQSRINLLDPKDVISNKIKRCKTDSFSGMEFDNPERPECNNLLSIYQLVSEKTKEEVAQECRDMNWGTFKSVLSDALIDHLHPIQVRYEEIISDSAYLDGILAEGAKTAAGIADNTLNNAYQAMGFLRR; from the exons ATGGGTCGCCTAGTCCTCTCCCACTTCCTCACCGTCTCCACCGCCTCTTCTCCTCGCCTCGCATCTTCCCT GTGTGCTGGTGGATTTCGAATCCGGCAATGGAAAGCGCCTACTTCAATTCCGCAGATTCGGCTTCAAAGCGCGCGAAACGCCGGCGGTTTTCGGTGCTGCTGCAGCGTTTCGCTCTCGCAGCCCGCTGCTCCGGAGACTTCTCCCAGCTCTGTAAA GAGGAGGATAGTGTCTGGAGTCCAACCGACTGGTTCAATCCACCTGGGAAATTATCTTGGCGCCATAAGAAACTGGATTTTGCTACAG AATACATATGATACTCTCTTTTTCATTGTGGACCTTCATGCG ATTACATTACCGTATGATGCACAACAACTATCCAAGGCGACAAGGGATACAGCAGCTCTTTATTTGGCATGTGGAGTGGATACCTCCAAG GCGTCTGTCTTTGTGCAGTCTCATGTTCGTGCCCATGCAGAAATGATGTGGCTTTTAAGTTCTGTCACGCCTGTCGGTTGGCTAAACAGAATGATTCAGTTTAAAGAGAAATCACGCAAGGCG GGGGACGAAAATGTTGGTGTTGGTCTTTTGACTTACCCTGTTTTGATGGCTTCTGATATTCTTTTATATCAG TCTGACTTTGTCCCGGTTGGTGAAGATCAAAAGCAGCATTTGGAGTTGACACGTGAACTGGCTGAGCGTGTTAATCATTTATTTGGAGGAAGGAAATGGAAAAAATTGGGAGG GCGAGGTGGTTCGATTTTTAAG GTTCCTGAGGCTCTTATACCACCAGTTGGAGCTCGAGTGATGTCCCTAACTGATGGTCTTTCCAAG ATGTCCAAATCTGCACCTTCTGACCAGTCCCGAATCAATCTTCTGGACCCAAAAGAT GTCatatcaaacaaaataaagaggTGCAAGACTGACTCATTTTCAGG TATGGAATTTGATAATCCTGAAAGGCCTGAGTGCAACAACCTTTTGTCAATATATCAGCTCGTTTCGGAAAAGACAAAAGAG GAAGTTGCACAAGAATGCCGAGACATGAACTGGGGCACTTTCAAATCAGTCCTATCTGATGCGTTGATTGATCATCTGCATCCTATCCAG GTTCGCTACGAGGAAATCATTTCCGACTCAGCTTATTTGGATGGAATTTTGGCAGAAGGTGCTAAGACAGCTGCAGGTATAGCTGATAATACTCTCAATAATGCCTACCAGGCTATGGGATTCTTGCGGAGATGA
- the LOC137748232 gene encoding tryptophan--tRNA ligase, chloroplastic/mitochondrial isoform X1: MGRLVLSHFLTVSTASSPRLASSLRCAGGFRIRQWKAPTSIPQIRLQSARNAGGFRCCCSVSLSQPAAPETSPSSVKRRIVSGVQPTGSIHLGNYLGAIRNWILLQNTYDTLFFIVDLHAITLPYDAQQLSKATRDTAALYLACGVDTSKASVFVQSHVRAHAEMMWLLSSVTPVGWLNRMIQFKEKSRKAGDENVGVGLLTYPVLMASDILLYQSDFVPVGEDQKQHLELTRELAERVNHLFGGRKWKKLGGRGGSIFKVPEALIPPVGARVMSLTDGLSKMSKSAPSDQSRINLLDPKDVISNKIKRCKTDSFSGMEFDNPERPECNNLLSIYQLVSEKTKEEVAQECRDMNWGTFKSVLSDALIDHLHPIQVRYEEIISDSAYLDGILAEGAKTAAGIADNTLNNAYQAMGFLRR; encoded by the exons ATGGGTCGCCTAGTCCTCTCCCACTTCCTCACCGTCTCCACCGCCTCTTCTCCTCGCCTCGCATCTTCCCT CAGGTGTGCTGGTGGATTTCGAATCCGGCAATGGAAAGCGCCTACTTCAATTCCGCAGATTCGGCTTCAAAGCGCGCGAAACGCCGGCGGTTTTCGGTGCTGCTGCAGCGTTTCGCTCTCGCAGCCCGCTGCTCCGGAGACTTCTCCCAGCTCTGTAAA GAGGAGGATAGTGTCTGGAGTCCAACCGACTGGTTCAATCCACCTGGGAAATTATCTTGGCGCCATAAGAAACTGGATTTTGCTACAG AATACATATGATACTCTCTTTTTCATTGTGGACCTTCATGCG ATTACATTACCGTATGATGCACAACAACTATCCAAGGCGACAAGGGATACAGCAGCTCTTTATTTGGCATGTGGAGTGGATACCTCCAAG GCGTCTGTCTTTGTGCAGTCTCATGTTCGTGCCCATGCAGAAATGATGTGGCTTTTAAGTTCTGTCACGCCTGTCGGTTGGCTAAACAGAATGATTCAGTTTAAAGAGAAATCACGCAAGGCG GGGGACGAAAATGTTGGTGTTGGTCTTTTGACTTACCCTGTTTTGATGGCTTCTGATATTCTTTTATATCAG TCTGACTTTGTCCCGGTTGGTGAAGATCAAAAGCAGCATTTGGAGTTGACACGTGAACTGGCTGAGCGTGTTAATCATTTATTTGGAGGAAGGAAATGGAAAAAATTGGGAGG GCGAGGTGGTTCGATTTTTAAG GTTCCTGAGGCTCTTATACCACCAGTTGGAGCTCGAGTGATGTCCCTAACTGATGGTCTTTCCAAG ATGTCCAAATCTGCACCTTCTGACCAGTCCCGAATCAATCTTCTGGACCCAAAAGAT GTCatatcaaacaaaataaagaggTGCAAGACTGACTCATTTTCAGG TATGGAATTTGATAATCCTGAAAGGCCTGAGTGCAACAACCTTTTGTCAATATATCAGCTCGTTTCGGAAAAGACAAAAGAG GAAGTTGCACAAGAATGCCGAGACATGAACTGGGGCACTTTCAAATCAGTCCTATCTGATGCGTTGATTGATCATCTGCATCCTATCCAG GTTCGCTACGAGGAAATCATTTCCGACTCAGCTTATTTGGATGGAATTTTGGCAGAAGGTGCTAAGACAGCTGCAGGTATAGCTGATAATACTCTCAATAATGCCTACCAGGCTATGGGATTCTTGCGGAGATGA
- the LOC137731727 gene encoding uncharacterized protein, producing the protein MDDDRILARERRQMEEIRQLDLEELQVEEVDDDSSGDDRDATGRRTSDDYAFDTCLASLHTYLGEVEDTHHRVAFLDGGAVLKLPIFYLEGVVLFPEATLPLRVIQPNFVLSIERALTQVDAPYTIGVIRVFRDPDNGRIRFANVGTTAEIRQYRRLEDGSLNVVTRGQQRFRLRRRWIDVEGAPCGEVQIIQEDIPLRAPRDAFRDLAPFSNPRGHNFSVKLPLNDSCAESNGSMDVDNDSETNSDESFESALSLTEREVHQSAIGSYSGSDTMEESTTSSSDDEKSHLQLQSKDSDSSDSLHSCPEISNADLASSSMSDMQSCKQKEPNKCWRNTDLNQVRRFPRAFWPHWVYRMYDSYCLAQRAADMWKEIVGAPSTDHLVKKPDLLSFYIASKIPVSESTRQELLEIDGISYRLRREIELLQSFDLIRCKTCQTIIARRSNMLVMSSEGPLGAYVNPHGHVHEIMTFYKANGLALIGPPTSEYSWFPGYAWTITNCTGCETQMGWLFTATKMNLKPKFFWGIRSSQVSDDLH; encoded by the exons ATGGACGATGATCGAATTCTGGCGCGAGAGAGGCGGCAGATGGAGGAGATCCGGCAACTCGATCTCGAAGAACTGCAGGTCGAAGAGGTCGACGACGACTCCTCCGGCGACGACCGCGACGCTAC TGGTCGCCGCACGTCCGATGATTATGCCTTCGATACCTGTTTGGCTTCGTTGCATACGTATCTTGGTG AGGTTGAAGACACTCATCACAGGGTGGCTTTTCTTGATGGGGGCGCCGTCTTGAAGCTCCCTATTTTCTATCTCGAAG GAGTTGTCCTCTTCCCAGAAGCAACCCTTCCCTTAAGAGTTATTCAACCGAATTTTGTACTGTCTATTGAGAGAGCACTAACCCAAGTTGATGCTCCTTATACCATTGGTGTG ATTCGGGTATTCAGAGATCCTGATAATGGAAGAATAAGGTTTGCGAATGTTGGGACAACCGCAGAG ATTCGGCAATATCGGCGATTAGAGGATGGCTCACTGAATGTGGTAACTCGTGGCCAACAGAGATTTCGTCTAAGACGCCGTTGGATTGATGTGGAAGGAGcg CCATGTGGAGAAGTCCAAATCATCCAGGAAGATATACCATTGAGGGCCCCACGGGATGCATTCAGAGATTTGGCACCATTTAGTAATCCAAGAGGCCATAATTTCTCAGTTAAACTGCCTTTAAATGATTCTTGTGCAGAGTCAAATGGATCTATGGATGTGGACAATGATTCAGAGACAAATTCAGATGAAAGCTTTGAGAGTGCACTGTCATTGACTGAGAGAGAAGTTCACCAATCTGCAATTGGTTCCTATTCTGGATCTGATACAATGGAAGAATCAACAACTTCAAGCAGTGATGATGAGAAGTCACATTTACAATTGCAATCAAAAGACTCTGATTCTTCAGATTCATTGCATTCATGCCCTGAGATTAGTAATGCTGATTTGGCAAGCAGTTCCATGTCAGACATGCAATCCTGCAAACAGAAAGAGCCAAATAAATGTTGGAGAAATACGGACTTAAATCAGGTTCGTAGATTTCCAAGAGCATTCTGGCCCCATTGGGTATACCGCATGTACGACTCTTATTGTCTTGCTCAAAGAGCAGCAG ATATGTGGAAAGAGATAGTTGGGGCACCAAGCACGGATCATCTTGTGAAGAAGCCTGatcttttgtcattttatatCGCTAGTAAAATCCCTGTCTCAGAATCTACAAGGCAGGAGCTTTTGGAGATTGACggcatttcatataggttgcgtAGAGAAATTGAGTTGCTTCAGAGTTTTGATCTTATTCGGTGTAAAACATGTCAG ACTATCATTGCGAGGCGGAGTAATATGCTGGTGATGTCAAGTGAAGGTCCTCTTGGTGCTTATGTGAACCCACATGGCCACGTTCATGAGATAATGACTTTCTACAAAGCAAATGGCTTGGCACTTATAGGACCACCAACGAGTGAATACAGCTGGTTTCCTGG GTATGCGTGGACAATAACAAACTGTACGGGCTGCGAAACCCAAATGGGTTGGCTCTTTACAGccacaaaaatgaatttgaagcCAAAATTTTTTTGGGGGATTCGAAGTTCCCAAGTTTCAGATGACCTGCACTAG